The following coding sequences lie in one Maribacter forsetii DSM 18668 genomic window:
- a CDS encoding amidohydrolase yields the protein MKKTFLLALCFCISASVFAQKMSKDKNLIISSVEKHKEELIKISDSIWALAETAFDETESSRILADYAEKNGMTVTRGVADIPTAFTATYGSGSPVISILGEFDALPGISQKTSPVKEPFKEGAAGHGCGHNMFGTASLGSAIAIKELMDAGKIKGTVKFLGTPAEEKYFAKVWMVKAGLWDDVDVNVSWHPGAGIEADVQSGLSLIDFVVEFYGQAAHASMDPWNGRSASDALELYTTGINYYREHILPSSRIHYHIQDGGQVVNVVPDYAKLWVRVRDPKRSKMLPTYERVKAMAEGAAIMANVDYKISLVSGIYETLVNRSGGEIMQNNLELLGPITYTEEETVFGKAIQKATGKPEVGFDGTVHPLRETLENPGGGSTDVGDVSWNVPNINLSVSVAPTGTPWHSWAVVACGGMSIGHKGMIHASKAMGMTMLDLFQNPKLVTKVKEEFKTRKGDEVYEPMIDGPPPLDGE from the coding sequence ATGAAAAAAACATTTCTACTTGCGCTGTGCTTTTGCATTAGTGCATCGGTTTTTGCTCAAAAAATGAGCAAAGACAAAAATCTAATTATTTCTTCTGTAGAAAAACATAAAGAAGAACTTATTAAAATTAGTGATTCTATTTGGGCACTTGCTGAAACCGCTTTTGACGAAACTGAATCTTCAAGAATTTTAGCGGATTATGCTGAGAAAAACGGAATGACCGTAACAAGAGGTGTGGCGGATATACCAACAGCCTTTACGGCAACCTACGGGTCTGGAAGTCCTGTAATCAGTATTTTAGGTGAATTCGATGCCTTACCGGGAATTTCTCAAAAAACATCTCCTGTTAAAGAGCCTTTTAAAGAAGGAGCTGCAGGTCATGGTTGTGGACACAACATGTTCGGCACAGCTAGTTTAGGTTCTGCAATTGCTATTAAAGAACTAATGGATGCAGGAAAAATAAAAGGAACTGTTAAGTTCTTAGGTACACCGGCCGAAGAAAAATATTTTGCAAAAGTATGGATGGTAAAAGCCGGACTTTGGGATGATGTTGATGTCAATGTAAGCTGGCACCCAGGTGCTGGTATTGAAGCCGATGTACAAAGTGGATTATCACTTATTGATTTTGTTGTTGAGTTTTATGGTCAAGCGGCACATGCTTCTATGGACCCTTGGAATGGACGTAGTGCATCTGATGCATTAGAGCTATACACTACAGGAATCAACTATTACAGAGAGCATATTTTACCATCTTCTAGAATTCATTACCATATACAAGATGGCGGCCAGGTTGTAAATGTGGTACCTGATTATGCAAAACTATGGGTTCGTGTTAGAGACCCTAAAAGATCGAAAATGCTACCTACTTACGAGCGTGTAAAAGCTATGGCAGAAGGTGCGGCAATTATGGCTAATGTAGATTATAAAATCTCTTTGGTTTCTGGTATCTACGAAACTTTAGTAAATCGTTCTGGTGGAGAAATCATGCAGAACAATCTAGAATTGTTAGGTCCCATCACATATACCGAAGAAGAAACTGTTTTTGGTAAAGCAATTCAAAAAGCAACAGGTAAACCAGAAGTTGGTTTTGACGGAACGGTTCACCCATTAAGAGAAACTCTTGAAAACCCAGGTGGAGGATCAACAGATGTAGGTGATGTTAGTTGGAATGTACCAAACATTAATTTAAGTGTTTCTGTAGCACCTACAGGTACACCTTGGCACTCATGGGCAGTTGTAGCCTGTGGCGGAATGTCCATAGGTCATAAAGGAATGATTCATGCATCTAAAGCTATGGGTATGACCATGCTTGATTTATTTCAAAATCCTAAATTGGTAACCAAAGTAAAAGAAGAATTCAAAACCAGAAAAGGTGATGAAGTTTATGAACCAATGATCGATGGTCCACCACCGTTAGATGGAGAATAA
- a CDS encoding SDR family NAD(P)-dependent oxidoreductase, with amino-acid sequence MKNILLIGGSHGIGLSIVKELQDTHQLFVASRTEEGLQHENITHIPFDVTTDVLDVSLLPEKLDGFVYCPGSINLKPFKMMSLDTIKEDMELNFFSMVKVVKEIISKMDEGSSMVFFSTIAVGTGMPFHTSVSAAKGAIEGFAKSLAAEYAPKVRVNVVAPSLVDTPLAKRLLNNDKKREMMSERHPLKRVGDADDIANAAVFLLSGKSTWMTGQVIGVDGGLSTLNIN; translated from the coding sequence ATGAAAAATATATTATTAATAGGCGGTTCTCATGGTATTGGACTATCAATAGTTAAAGAATTGCAAGATACACATCAACTTTTTGTAGCATCTCGTACAGAGGAAGGTTTACAACATGAAAATATTACCCATATACCTTTTGATGTTACTACAGATGTTTTAGATGTTTCCTTACTTCCAGAAAAACTAGACGGTTTTGTGTACTGCCCGGGTAGTATTAATCTGAAACCATTTAAAATGATGTCATTGGACACCATAAAAGAAGATATGGAACTAAATTTCTTTTCTATGGTAAAAGTAGTGAAGGAGATTATATCAAAAATGGACGAAGGTTCAAGTATGGTCTTTTTTAGTACTATTGCGGTAGGTACCGGTATGCCATTTCATACAAGCGTTTCTGCAGCTAAAGGTGCAATTGAAGGTTTTGCCAAGTCTTTGGCGGCGGAATATGCTCCAAAAGTAAGAGTCAATGTTGTTGCTCCATCTTTGGTAGATACCCCCTTAGCTAAAAGACTATTAAACAATGATAAGAAACGAGAGATGATGAGTGAGCGCCATCCCTTAAAAAGAGTTGGTGATGCAGATGACATAGCCAATGCCGCGGTTTTTCTTTTAAGCGGAAAAAGTACTTGGATGACCGGACAGGTAATTGGTGTAGATGGCGGATTATCAACTTTAAACATAAATTAA
- the murA gene encoding UDP-N-acetylglucosamine 1-carboxyvinyltransferase gives MGTFKIEGGHQLSGEITPQGAKNEALQILCAVLLTDEKVTINNIPDIVDVNKLIALLEDLGVKIQKKGKGSYTFKADDINLEYLQSDQFKQDGRGLRGSIMLVGPLLARFGKGYIPKPGGDKIGRRRLDTHFEGFIKLGAKFRYNREEYFYGVEADKLKGTYMLLDEASVTGTANIVMAAVLAEGQTTIYNAACEPYLQQLCKMLNRMGAKISGVGSNLLVIDGVEKLGGTDHRMLPDMIEIGSWIGLAAMTKSELTIKDVSWNDLGQIPTVFEKLGITLERKGDDIYIPAHKDGYEIQNYIDGSILTIADAPWPGLTPDLLSIILVVATQARGEVLIHQKMFESRLFFVDKLLDMGAKVILCDPHRATVIGHDFQSTLKATTMTSPDIRAGVSLLIAALSAKGTSTIHNIEQIDRGYENIDERLRAIGAKIVRV, from the coding sequence ATGGGGACATTCAAAATTGAAGGAGGGCACCAGTTATCTGGTGAAATAACACCTCAAGGAGCAAAGAACGAAGCACTTCAAATACTTTGCGCAGTATTACTTACAGATGAAAAAGTAACAATCAACAATATTCCTGATATTGTTGATGTAAATAAACTAATAGCTCTTTTAGAGGATCTTGGTGTAAAAATTCAAAAGAAAGGCAAAGGCTCTTATACTTTTAAGGCTGATGACATTAACTTAGAATATTTACAGTCTGATCAGTTTAAACAAGATGGTAGAGGCTTAAGAGGCTCTATTATGTTAGTTGGACCGTTGTTAGCACGTTTTGGTAAAGGTTATATACCTAAACCCGGTGGTGACAAAATAGGTCGTAGACGTTTAGATACACACTTTGAAGGTTTTATTAAACTAGGTGCCAAATTTCGTTACAACCGCGAGGAATATTTCTACGGGGTTGAGGCGGATAAGTTGAAAGGTACTTACATGTTGTTAGATGAAGCTTCTGTAACCGGTACAGCGAACATTGTTATGGCAGCAGTCTTAGCAGAAGGACAAACAACAATTTACAACGCTGCATGTGAACCATACTTACAGCAATTATGTAAAATGTTGAATAGAATGGGCGCCAAAATATCTGGTGTAGGTTCTAATCTTTTGGTTATTGATGGTGTTGAGAAATTAGGAGGTACGGATCACCGTATGTTACCTGACATGATCGAAATAGGTAGTTGGATCGGTTTAGCAGCAATGACTAAAAGTGAATTGACTATTAAAGATGTTAGTTGGAACGATTTAGGTCAAATACCAACCGTATTTGAAAAACTAGGTATTACCTTGGAAAGAAAAGGTGATGATATCTACATTCCTGCTCATAAAGATGGCTACGAGATTCAAAACTATATAGATGGTTCTATTTTAACTATAGCAGATGCACCATGGCCAGGATTGACTCCTGATTTATTGAGTATCATTTTAGTGGTGGCAACACAAGCTAGAGGTGAAGTTTTAATTCATCAAAAAATGTTTGAAAGTCGTTTGTTCTTCGTTGATAAATTATTGGATATGGGAGCAAAGGTTATTCTTTGTGATCCGCATAGGGCTACAGTTATAGGTCATGATTTTCAGTCTACTTTAAAAGCGACAACAATGACATCGCCAGATATTAGAGCGGGTGTTTCTTTATTGATTGCGGCTTTATCCGCGAAAGGAACTTCTACTATTCATAATATTGAGCAGATAGATCGTGGTTATGAAAATATAGATGAAAGATTGCGTGCAATAGGAGCTAAGATCGTTAGGGTGTAA
- a CDS encoding DUF493 family protein: MDENNPEEFYKKLHEQLTETSKWPSDYLYKFIVETESDKIDKINTIFDNTGAVINLKKSKNGKYTSVSITVNLKSPDAVIEKYKEVGKLEGVISL, encoded by the coding sequence ATGGACGAAAATAACCCAGAAGAATTTTATAAAAAATTACACGAACAATTAACAGAAACATCAAAGTGGCCTTCTGACTATCTTTATAAATTTATTGTTGAAACAGAATCGGATAAAATTGATAAGATAAATACCATTTTCGATAATACGGGAGCGGTTATTAATTTAAAAAAATCTAAAAATGGTAAATATACCAGTGTTTCAATAACAGTAAACTTGAAAAGCCCAGACGCGGTTATAGAAAAATACAAAGAAGTAGGTAAATTAGAGGGCGTAATATCCCTGTAA
- a CDS encoding cryptochrome/photolyase family protein, with product MSKKVSIFWFRRDLRLDDNVGFLEALKGDYPVLPIFIFDEEILSKLPKDDARLTFIHETLQHMRNQLQEENESSLAMFHGKPVDIFKNLVKEYDVASVFTNRDYEPYAKERDKKISDFLSENDITFKTFKDQVIFEKDEIVKGDGDPYVVYTPYKNKWQDKFNADKDLKIHYTNQHLSNLIKNSRLPNLSLADIGFEKSKIEVPEYDVTPTLIDNYEDTRNFPAKESGTSRLGPHLRFGTVSVRKMMKKAIAENNKVFWSELIWREFFMTILYHFPKTVDNAFRAKYDRIEWRNNEEEFEKWKNGETGYLLVDAGMRQLNETGYMHNRVRMLVASFLCKHLLIDWRWGETYFAEKLLDYEMSSNVGNWQWAAGSGVDAAPYFRIFNPMTQVDKFDKSKEYIKKWISEYGTDKYPEKMVDHKMARERCLETYKAAVS from the coding sequence ATGTCGAAAAAAGTATCTATATTTTGGTTTAGAAGAGATTTGAGGTTGGATGATAATGTCGGTTTCCTTGAAGCCTTAAAAGGAGACTATCCTGTCTTGCCTATTTTCATTTTTGATGAAGAAATTCTTTCCAAATTACCGAAAGACGATGCAAGGCTCACCTTTATACATGAAACATTGCAGCACATGCGCAATCAACTACAAGAAGAGAATGAAAGCTCTTTAGCAATGTTTCATGGCAAGCCAGTAGATATTTTTAAAAACTTAGTAAAAGAGTATGACGTTGCGTCTGTTTTTACAAATAGAGACTATGAACCTTACGCTAAAGAGCGCGATAAAAAAATATCAGACTTTTTATCTGAAAATGATATTACTTTCAAAACTTTTAAGGATCAAGTAATTTTTGAAAAGGATGAAATAGTAAAAGGAGATGGCGACCCATATGTAGTTTATACGCCTTATAAAAATAAATGGCAAGATAAATTTAACGCTGATAAAGACTTAAAGATTCACTACACAAATCAACATTTATCTAACCTGATTAAAAATTCACGATTACCGAACTTATCACTAGCCGATATTGGTTTTGAAAAATCAAAAATAGAGGTTCCTGAATATGATGTAACCCCTACCCTAATCGATAATTATGAAGACACTCGTAATTTCCCCGCTAAGGAAAGTGGGACTTCACGACTAGGTCCTCATTTACGATTTGGAACAGTATCTGTACGTAAAATGATGAAAAAGGCAATTGCCGAAAATAATAAGGTTTTTTGGAGCGAATTAATTTGGAGAGAGTTTTTCATGACTATTCTTTACCATTTTCCAAAAACTGTGGATAATGCGTTTAGAGCGAAATATGACCGTATAGAATGGCGTAACAACGAAGAAGAATTTGAAAAGTGGAAAAATGGTGAAACAGGTTATCTTTTAGTAGATGCCGGTATGCGTCAACTAAACGAAACCGGATACATGCATAATCGCGTTCGTATGTTAGTAGCTAGTTTTCTATGTAAACACTTACTTATAGATTGGCGCTGGGGAGAAACCTATTTTGCAGAAAAACTACTGGATTACGAAATGAGCTCTAACGTTGGTAATTGGCAATGGGCGGCAGGTAGTGGCGTTGACGCTGCACCATATTTTAGAATATTCAACCCTATGACCCAAGTAGATAAATTTGACAAGAGCAAGGAGTATATTAAAAAATGGATATCTGAATACGGCACTGATAAGTACCCAGAAAAAATGGTAGACCACAAAATGGCTAGAGAGAGATGCTTAGAAACTTATAAAGCAGCTGTCAGCTAA
- a CDS encoding AAA family ATPase, whose protein sequence is MKSKRIVVTGGPGTGKTVLISSLEENGYYCFHEVIRTMTLDALGDVALDDKLVNPIDFVEDSKSFNDELINARLQHFINGNKIEKDHLFYDRGLPDVLAYMDYFGQSAEQHYTDLCLEHRYDEVLILPPWKEIYVQDNERMENFEQACGIHEKLEKTYIDLGYTPIEVPFGTIENRMQFVVDFINKAGE, encoded by the coding sequence TTGAAAAGCAAGAGAATTGTTGTAACAGGTGGTCCGGGAACAGGCAAAACGGTATTAATTTCTTCACTTGAAGAAAATGGATATTATTGCTTTCATGAAGTAATTAGAACAATGACTTTAGATGCCTTGGGCGATGTTGCCTTAGATGATAAATTAGTGAACCCAATTGATTTTGTTGAAGATTCAAAAAGTTTTAATGATGAATTAATCAATGCCCGTTTACAACATTTCATTAACGGTAATAAAATAGAAAAAGATCATTTGTTCTATGATCGCGGTTTACCGGATGTACTTGCATACATGGACTATTTTGGTCAGTCAGCCGAGCAACATTATACTGATTTATGCCTAGAACACAGGTATGACGAAGTACTGATATTACCACCGTGGAAAGAAATCTATGTTCAAGACAACGAACGAATGGAAAATTTTGAACAAGCCTGCGGAATTCACGAAAAGCTCGAAAAAACGTATATTGACCTTGGATATACACCAATAGAAGTTCCCTTTGGCACTATTGAAAATCGTATGCAGTTTGTAGTAGATTTTATAAATAAAGCGGGTGAGTAA
- a CDS encoding RecQ family ATP-dependent DNA helicase, with product MSNTPKEILSKYWGFDSFRGSQEEIINAISNGQDVLGLLPTGGGKSLCFQVPALMKEGICIVISPLIALIENQVDNLQKLGIKAIGLKGGLKFTEVDKLLDNCIYGNYKFLYLSPERLQQELVQERIKAMNVSMFVIDEAHCISQWGHDFRPAYLSCSILRELHPTPPMVALTATATKRVSDDIIKSLDLTYPFVVKDSFFRKNIGFGVLLTEDKNGRLKQYCQQIEHSAIVYVRSRRKAEELSKFLVNNDIKTTFYHGGVDQKMKTERLNLWLEDKIQIMVATNAFGMGIDKPDVELVVHYQIPDSLENYFQEAGRAGRNGDFAKAILLTNTTDKVLVKKQFIEILPDVSYVKMIYRKLNTFFQIGYGEFTDAKFHLNFNEFCSIYKLNTFLTYNALQLLDRNSVLSLSENFSKKITIKFITDKDTLYRYIDSNSKLADFIKVVLRTYGGLFEFDTQINTYLLSKKTSLSESLIHQNFEVLKKDEIIEYTSVSSDLEMLFLVPRDDDRTINMFAKNIEEQNQLKIEKVTKMLSYIENNTVCRSIQLLEYFGEIQEKECGICDVCMSQKAGNTDIVHVKIKIIKILKEGKTDSRELQKRLNIDQEILIAGLQELLEDNYISLNATNEYQLL from the coding sequence GTGAGTAATACACCAAAAGAAATTTTATCTAAATATTGGGGTTTTGATAGCTTTAGAGGCTCTCAAGAAGAAATCATCAATGCCATATCTAACGGTCAAGATGTTTTAGGTTTGTTGCCCACAGGAGGCGGTAAATCGCTTTGTTTTCAGGTACCTGCATTAATGAAAGAAGGTATTTGTATCGTTATTTCTCCACTAATAGCACTAATTGAAAATCAGGTAGACAACCTTCAGAAACTAGGTATCAAAGCCATAGGTCTAAAAGGTGGACTCAAATTTACCGAGGTAGATAAGCTATTGGACAATTGTATCTACGGCAATTATAAATTCTTATATCTATCGCCAGAACGCTTACAGCAAGAATTGGTACAAGAACGTATTAAGGCAATGAACGTTTCTATGTTCGTTATAGATGAGGCGCATTGTATTTCTCAATGGGGTCACGATTTTAGACCAGCTTATTTAAGTTGTTCCATATTGCGAGAATTACACCCCACCCCACCCATGGTTGCATTAACGGCAACTGCAACAAAAAGAGTTAGCGATGATATCATTAAATCATTGGACCTTACCTATCCTTTTGTTGTTAAAGATTCTTTTTTTAGAAAAAATATAGGATTTGGAGTCCTATTGACCGAAGATAAAAATGGGCGTTTAAAGCAATACTGCCAGCAAATAGAACACAGTGCTATTGTATACGTTAGAAGCAGAAGAAAGGCGGAAGAACTATCTAAATTCCTTGTAAATAATGATATAAAGACAACCTTCTATCACGGTGGTGTTGATCAGAAAATGAAAACCGAGCGACTAAATCTGTGGTTAGAAGATAAAATTCAAATTATGGTTGCCACAAATGCATTTGGTATGGGCATAGACAAACCAGATGTGGAATTGGTTGTTCATTATCAAATACCAGATAGTTTAGAGAATTACTTTCAAGAAGCAGGTAGAGCTGGTAGAAACGGAGACTTTGCAAAAGCAATTTTACTAACCAACACAACAGATAAGGTTTTAGTAAAAAAGCAATTTATTGAGATTCTACCAGATGTATCTTATGTAAAAATGATATACAGAAAATTAAATACATTTTTTCAAATAGGATATGGAGAATTTACAGATGCAAAGTTTCATCTTAATTTCAATGAATTCTGTAGTATTTATAAACTAAACACATTTTTAACTTATAACGCATTACAACTGCTAGATAGAAATTCAGTATTGTCATTATCTGAAAATTTCTCTAAAAAAATTACTATTAAATTTATTACGGATAAGGATACTTTGTATCGATATATTGACAGTAATTCTAAGCTTGCCGACTTCATTAAAGTAGTATTACGCACCTATGGCGGACTCTTTGAATTCGACACTCAAATAAACACCTATTTATTATCCAAGAAAACATCATTATCAGAATCATTGATTCATCAGAATTTTGAGGTATTAAAAAAGGATGAAATCATTGAATATACGAGTGTGTCAAGTGATTTAGAAATGCTGTTTTTAGTACCACGTGATGATGACCGTACCATAAATATGTTTGCAAAGAACATTGAAGAGCAAAATCAACTCAAAATTGAGAAAGTGACTAAGATGTTAAGCTACATTGAAAATAATACTGTTTGCAGAAGTATTCAATTATTAGAATACTTTGGAGAGATACAAGAAAAAGAATGCGGTATTTGCGATGTCTGTATGAGTCAAAAAGCAGGCAATACGGATATTGTACATGTTAAAATTAAAATCATTAAAATTTTAAAAGAGGGCAAAACGGATTCCCGCGAATTACAAAAACGCTTGAACATTGATCAAGAAATACTTATTGCAGGTTTACAAGAACTATTAGAAGACAATTATATATCATTAAACGCAACAAACGAATACCAACTATTATAA
- a CDS encoding DUF4290 domain-containing protein, giving the protein MQLVENLEYNTEREHLIIPEYGRHFQKMVNHAISIEDREERNKVAQAIISVMGNIQPHLRDVPDFQHKLWDQLFIMSDFKLDVDSPFPITSKEVLRKRPDALEYPQNFPKYRFYGNNIKRMIDVAVEWEKGDKRSGLEYAIANHMKKCYLNWNKDVVDDKAIFKHLFELSDGRIDLAAEGESLTDSGQFLKNRVAKSPRSNNSGKKNQRNNNRGKKRY; this is encoded by the coding sequence TTGCAATTAGTAGAAAACCTAGAATATAATACGGAGCGTGAGCATTTGATTATACCAGAGTACGGTCGTCATTTTCAAAAAATGGTGAACCATGCAATATCAATTGAAGACCGTGAAGAAAGAAATAAAGTTGCGCAAGCAATTATAAGTGTAATGGGAAATATACAGCCTCATTTACGCGATGTGCCTGATTTTCAGCATAAATTGTGGGATCAATTGTTTATTATGTCCGATTTTAAGTTGGATGTAGACTCTCCTTTTCCTATTACTTCAAAAGAGGTGTTACGAAAAAGACCTGATGCTTTAGAGTATCCTCAAAATTTTCCAAAATACCGTTTTTATGGAAACAACATTAAACGTATGATCGATGTTGCCGTAGAGTGGGAGAAAGGTGATAAGCGTTCTGGTTTGGAATATGCGATTGCCAATCATATGAAAAAATGCTATTTAAATTGGAATAAGGATGTAGTGGATGATAAAGCTATTTTCAAACATTTATTCGAATTAAGTGATGGTCGTATAGATTTAGCCGCTGAAGGCGAAAGCTTAACGGATAGCGGACAGTTCCTTAAGAACAGAGTTGCAAAATCACCTCGTTCCAATAATTCAGGAAAGAAAAATCAAAGAAATAATAACCGCGGTAAAAAACGCTATTAA
- a CDS encoding pirin family protein: protein MNNEIKQIFQLGFPWQTQDPFLFCVYHLDHYPKGNGELGPADSLEGRNLGNDFQIKDGYRMYHGSTVPGFPAHPHRGFETITVVNKGFCDHSDSLGAAGRFGEGDVQWMTAGSGVQHSEMFPLIHTDKENTLELFQIWLNLPAKNKFADPHFKMLWHEDIPVLKLEQSTVKIIAGRFGSVQALEPAPDSWASETENDVAIWNIKIETDGSITLPKANKGTTRTIYIYEGETIEVLGESIPPNYGIEVEATSETIIKAIGREASILVLQGKPINEPVAKYGPFVMNTDQELQKAMDEFRTTQFGGWPWRHPDQTHEVDRERFAKYPDGTIIEK from the coding sequence ATGAATAATGAAATAAAACAAATTTTTCAATTGGGTTTTCCATGGCAAACGCAAGATCCATTTTTATTCTGCGTATACCATTTAGACCATTATCCCAAGGGAAATGGAGAACTTGGACCTGCAGATTCTTTAGAAGGAAGAAATCTTGGAAATGATTTTCAAATAAAAGATGGTTATAGAATGTACCATGGATCTACAGTACCAGGATTCCCTGCACACCCACATCGTGGATTTGAAACCATTACCGTAGTAAACAAGGGGTTTTGTGATCACTCTGATTCATTGGGTGCGGCAGGAAGATTTGGAGAAGGAGATGTGCAATGGATGACTGCTGGCAGCGGAGTACAACATTCAGAAATGTTTCCTTTGATTCATACCGATAAAGAAAATACATTAGAGCTTTTTCAAATATGGTTGAATCTACCCGCTAAAAACAAATTTGCAGATCCACATTTTAAAATGCTTTGGCATGAAGATATTCCAGTATTAAAATTAGAGCAATCCACAGTAAAAATTATTGCTGGTAGGTTCGGTTCTGTTCAAGCATTAGAACCTGCACCTGATTCATGGGCTTCAGAGACAGAGAATGATGTTGCTATTTGGAATATAAAAATTGAAACTGATGGCTCCATAACCCTACCTAAAGCTAATAAAGGTACAACACGAACCATTTATATCTATGAAGGCGAGACCATAGAGGTTCTAGGTGAATCAATACCTCCAAATTATGGTATTGAAGTAGAGGCTACATCAGAAACAATAATTAAGGCTATTGGCAGAGAAGCCAGCATTCTTGTATTACAAGGTAAACCAATTAATGAACCTGTTGCCAAATACGGCCCTTTTGTTATGAATACCGATCAAGAATTGCAAAAAGCCATGGATGAATTCAGAACAACACAATTTGGTGGTTGGCCGTGGAGACACCCAGACCAAACACATGAAGTAGATAGAGAAAGATTTGCAAAATATCCTGATGGTACTATAATTGAAAAGTAA
- a CDS encoding DUF6340 family protein has translation MKNTAFILFLSTAFFSIISCSSTNRMTMGITQPAKVAIPNDVINVGIVNRSSASENNKVLDDIDKILSLEGLNLDKEGAKNAISGLKYELERGNRFEAVKIIENQKDINKGLSVFPAELSWDIVDRICQENGVDVLFSLEFYDTDTAANYELTTVKIPNNLGVEANVPGHRIELNTAIKNGWRIYDPADRRIIDEYVSSNSLFSVGEGINPVKAFEAVVGRKVAVISASSKLGANYALITRPEKIRIARDYFIRGSDNLEIADRRAKAGDWDGAAELWNADLNNAKSKVAGRAYYNMAISNEINGNLNTAIEYASKAYTDYENKEALRYINMLKRRVVNQQELNRQLAK, from the coding sequence ATGAAAAATACAGCCTTCATATTGTTTTTGTCTACAGCATTTTTTTCAATTATTTCCTGTAGCTCCACCAACAGAATGACGATGGGTATTACGCAGCCAGCTAAGGTTGCAATACCAAACGATGTTATCAATGTAGGAATAGTGAACAGAAGTAGTGCTTCTGAAAACAATAAGGTTTTAGATGATATCGATAAGATTTTATCTTTGGAAGGTCTTAATTTAGACAAAGAGGGTGCTAAGAATGCCATTTCAGGATTAAAATATGAATTGGAGCGAGGCAACAGGTTTGAAGCTGTAAAAATTATTGAAAACCAAAAAGACATTAATAAAGGATTAAGTGTTTTTCCTGCGGAGCTTTCTTGGGATATAGTAGACCGTATTTGTCAAGAAAATGGCGTTGATGTATTGTTTTCTTTAGAGTTTTATGATACCGATACTGCCGCTAACTATGAATTGACTACAGTTAAAATACCTAATAATCTAGGGGTTGAAGCAAATGTACCAGGTCATAGAATAGAACTTAATACAGCTATTAAGAATGGATGGCGAATTTATGATCCAGCAGATAGAAGAATTATAGATGAGTACGTATCAAGTAATAGTTTGTTCTCTGTAGGTGAAGGGATAAATCCTGTAAAGGCATTTGAAGCTGTTGTTGGTAGAAAAGTAGCTGTTATAAGTGCAAGTTCTAAGCTTGGTGCTAATTATGCACTAATAACTAGACCTGAAAAAATTAGAATTGCTAGGGATTACTTTATTAGAGGAAGTGATAATTTAGAAATTGCAGATAGACGGGCTAAAGCCGGTGATTGGGATGGTGCTGCAGAATTATGGAATGCTGACTTAAACAATGCCAAAAGTAAAGTAGCTGGTAGGGCATATTATAATATGGCTATTAGCAATGAAATTAATGGTAACCTTAATACAGCTATAGAATATGCTTCTAAAGCGTATACTGATTATGAAAACAAAGAAGCATTGCGTTATATCAACATGCTTAAAAGAAGAGTTGTTAATCAACAAGAATTAAACCGCCAGTTGGCGAAATAA
- a CDS encoding SRPBCC family protein, whose product MKLYQLHSQQALPITKEVAWNFLSDPANLKVITPEHMGFNILDGADRDMFPGQIIQYKVSPFPGYTTKWVTEITHVDQGNYFVDEQRFGPYELWHHKHFIKEIDEGVLMEDIIDYKIPLGILGQIAHPLIVKKQLLEIFKFREQKLKELFGVVDSIPNQLQLKSF is encoded by the coding sequence ATGAAACTATATCAATTACATTCTCAACAAGCATTACCAATTACTAAAGAAGTAGCATGGAATTTTTTATCTGACCCTGCAAATTTAAAAGTAATTACTCCAGAACATATGGGTTTCAATATATTGGATGGTGCAGATAGAGATATGTTTCCTGGTCAGATTATTCAATACAAAGTTTCCCCATTTCCAGGTTATACTACTAAATGGGTAACTGAAATTACACATGTAGACCAAGGAAATTATTTTGTTGATGAACAAAGGTTTGGACCTTATGAACTATGGCATCACAAACATTTTATTAAAGAAATTGATGAAGGTGTTCTAATGGAAGATATTATAGATTACAAAATTCCCCTTGGCATATTAGGTCAAATAGCACATCCATTAATTGTAAAAAAACAGCTTCTGGAAATATTTAAATTCCGTGAGCAAAAATTAAAAGAACTCTTTGGTGTGGTAGATTCCATTCCAAATCAACTTCAACTTAAATCATTTTAA